AGGTAGTCTTCGTGCCTGGGCCCTTTCGCCTTCCCTTCACGCGCACTGGCGTGACCGCTTCCCCCCGCTCGTAACGCTGCACGTAGACCCGGCCATCGCGCCGCACCTCCACCTCGCACCACTCCGAAAGGGCGTTCACCACCGAGACGCCAACTCCGTGCAAGCCCCCGGAGACCTTATAGACCTTCCGGTCAAACTTGCCGCCGGCGTGCAACATGGTCATCACCACTTCCAGCGCGGACTTGCCCTGCGTCGGGTGAAGGTCCACGGGAATCCCTCGGCCATCGTCTTCGACGGTCACGCTGCCGTCCTTGTTGAGCGTGACGTCGATCTGCGTGCAAAAGCCGGCAACCGCCTCGTCCACGCTATTGTCCACCACCTCATAGACAAGGTGGTGCAACCCCCGCACTGACACATCCCCAATATACATGGCCGGTCGGCGCCGCACCGCCTCCAGACCACGCAAGACCTGAATGTGGCTGGCATCGTAGCGCTCGCCGTTCGTCACCTCACTCTCCACCACCTTCTCACGCACATCCCGTCCTTCATTGAAAACGGATATCTTCGATGACAGCCTTGCCAACTGCCTCATTCACCCTCTTGAGAATCTCGCGCTTGTGAAAAACGAGCTCATTGCGCCAGGTACTGCTGGCCACCCTCACGAAAAGAATCCCATCCCGTATTCGCACCGGGGTACTGACCTGCGCAATCCGCTCCCCGACTGCCTGGGGCCAGAGGGCGATTGCCATCTGCTCCTTGACCCTTTTTTCAATGCCAAGGTTGCGCAGAAGTTCATCTAGAACGCGGCGCATGTGCGATGGGGAGCGCATCGCTCTATGCTGAGACCTCCGCTATTGCCCCCTGCTGAATGCGCCAGAGCCGGAATGTACCCTTGGGCAAGCCCAGGGTCCGCCACGCCTCCGTGGCAGTCGAGGTAAGGATTACCTGCGTACCACTTGGAAAGAGGCGGGATACCCTCGCAGCTCGCTTTTCGTCAAGATCGACCAACAGGTCATCGACGAGAAGAATTGGGTTTTCTCCCCGCCACTCGTGCAGGAGTTTGTGTTCCGCCAGACACAAGGAGATCAGCGCAGCCTTGTGATCGCCACGCGAGCCAAAGTCCCGCAGGCTATGCCCGTCGATCTCAAAGACGATGTCGTCCCGGTGCGGGCCCACCAGCGTCGTTCCAAATTGTCTCTCTCGCTGCGAGACGCCCTTCAGCTGGTCAAAGAACGCCTCGGTTGTAGTTTTTCCTTCCACTTCT
This region of candidate division KSB1 bacterium genomic DNA includes:
- a CDS encoding DUF721 domain-containing protein, whose translation is MRRVLDELLRNLGIEKRVKEQMAIALWPQAVGERIAQVSTPVRIRDGILFVRVASSTWRNELVFHKREILKRVNEAVGKAVIEDIRFQ